TTTGCCGGATTCTTAAAATAGACTAAGGGGCGGTGAATGAGAATTTTGATAGTAGAAGATGAGGTAACCCTCAATAAAACGCTTGCAGAAGGACTCAAAGAGTTCGGTTATCAAAGCGATATTAGTGAAAGTCTCAAAGATGCACAATACTATCTCGATATTAGAAACTATGATCTCATACTTGTTGACTGGATGCTACCTGATGGCAGTGGACTAGAACTCGTCTCACAAGTAAAACAGGACAATCCAAAAACTATCGTCATAGTGCTAAGTGCTCGCGACGATAAAGAGAGTGAAATAGAGGCTTTGCGTGCAGGTGCAGACGACTATATACGCAAGCCATTTGATTTTGATGTTTTAGTTGCTAGAATAGAAGCACGCCTTCGCTTTGGCGGTAGCAGTATCATTGAAATCAAAGAGCTCATTATCAATCCGGAGGAGGAGAAAATCCTCTATAAAGATAAAGAGATTGAGCTCAAAGGTAAACCTTTTGAGGTACTGACACACTTAGCACGCCATAAAGACCAAATTGTCTCCAAAGAGCAGTTGCTCGATGCAATCTGGGAAGAGCCAGAGCTTGTCACACCAAACGTCATTGAAGTTGCAATCAATCAGATCCGACAAAAGCTTGACAAACCTCTAGGCATCCAAACAATCGAGACTGTTAGACGTAGAGGCTACCGCTTTTGCTATCCACGAAAAGCTTAAGAGTCAAGCTTCTATGGCGATTAGTAGTGGCTTCGGCCATTCTCATCGCCCTCTTTTCAACATTTTTATACAGTTTCATCAAACAATCACTCTATGAAGAGGTACAAGAGCAACTCCTTCGTCAAGCGCAATTTATAGCTACGACTGTTACAAACTATCATATTGGAGAGAAGATAGATAATTTCTATCTCAAAAAGACTCTCAATATATCTGTTACAGTTATTCCAAAACCGCAATTTATCAATGATAGTACATTTCAAGAATTCAGTAAAGAGGGAAAACATTTTCTTGTACTTTTTTACCCTTACAACTTTGAAGAACAGACATTTTTAAAGGTAGAAAAAGATATAACAAATATTCATACTATGCTACATAAAATATACAAAATAATCCTTTTTACCAATGCTCTAGCATTTGCATTTATTATACTCTATGCTGCAATTCTTGCTAACTATCTTACAACATATATCACCAATCTCAATAAAAAGCTCTCTGCAATGAACGAGCATATGCTCAAACCCATAAAAATTAAAGATCTCCCAGAAGAGTTTCAACCTTTGGGTCAGGCAATCAATATGCTCATCAATCGCATACAGACATTCATAAAATATCAAAAAGAGCTTTTTATAGGGATTGCACATGAGCTCAAAACCCCTTTAGCAGTTATGAAACTCAAAAATGAAGTAACACTTATTAAAAAGAGAACTCCCGAAGAGTATATTGAGACAATCAAACTCAACATAAAAACAATAAATGAGATGAATAAAATGATAGAGAGCATACTAAAAATAGGTCGTCAAGAAGGGGATCAGTTCGAGCCACCTGTCAAACTTGATCTCATTGAGTATCTCAAAGAAAAAAGCAAAAACTATGCTCTTTTGGCAGAGAGCGAAGGGAAAAAGTTTATAGCAGAGCTCAAACCCCAAACCTATATCACAACAATTCAACCAACCCTTCTCAATCATATCATTCAAAACTTTGTGCAAAATGCTATTAAATTTACAAAAGAAAATGGCACTATAATATTGAGAAGCTACCCTACAGCCAAAGGTATAAAAATAGAAGT
The Nitratiruptor tergarcus DSM 16512 genome window above contains:
- the hsrA gene encoding homeostatic response regulator transcription factor HsrA, producing MRILIVEDEVTLNKTLAEGLKEFGYQSDISESLKDAQYYLDIRNYDLILVDWMLPDGSGLELVSQVKQDNPKTIVIVLSARDDKESEIEALRAGADDYIRKPFDFDVLVARIEARLRFGGSSIIEIKELIINPEEEKILYKDKEIELKGKPFEVLTHLARHKDQIVSKEQLLDAIWEEPELVTPNVIEVAINQIRQKLDKPLGIQTIETVRRRGYRFCYPRKA
- a CDS encoding sensor histidine kinase — encoded protein: MASAILIALFSTFLYSFIKQSLYEEVQEQLLRQAQFIATTVTNYHIGEKIDNFYLKKTLNISVTVIPKPQFINDSTFQEFSKEGKHFLVLFYPYNFEEQTFLKVEKDITNIHTMLHKIYKIILFTNALAFAFIILYAAILANYLTTYITNLNKKLSAMNEHMLKPIKIKDLPEEFQPLGQAINMLINRIQTFIKYQKELFIGIAHELKTPLAVMKLKNEVTLIKKRTPEEYIETIKLNIKTINEMNKMIESILKIGRQEGDQFEPPVKLDLIEYLKEKSKNYALLAESEGKKFIAELKPQTYITTIQPTLLNHIIQNFVQNAIKFTKENGTIILRSYPTAKGIKIEVIDEGPGIDTSIDLFAPFKRKGKQGGVGLGLFLAKSAADAMGATITIANRKDKKGAIATLFIPKQLACPLC